In Paraglaciecola sp. T6c, the sequence CAGATGCTTTTCGAAGACAAAAAGAATCCAGGTGTGAAGTTCACAGCACCTGCTTCTGGTAGTGTCATCGAAGTTAACCGTGGCGCAAAACGTGTTTTGCAGTCAGTGGTTATTCAAGTTGAAGGTGATGACGCAGTAGAATTCGACAAATATGCCGAATCTGAACTGTCATCTATAGCGGCCGACAAAGTGCAACACAATCTAGTGGAATCTGGATTATGGACTGCACTGCGTACGCGTCCTTATAGCAAAACCCCTGCTCTTGACAGCAAACCTCACTCCATATTCGTTAGCGCGATGGATACTAATCCATTAGCTGGCGATCCTGCCGTTATTATTGCCCCGCGTAGTGCAGATTTTATCAATGGTTTACGTGTTATCTCGCGTTTAACTGAAGGTAAGGTATTTGTGAGTAAAGCGCCCGGTGCTGATATTCCAGTAGGGGACGTGAAAGCTGACGTGAACGAATTTGCCGGACCACATCCTGCAGGTTTAGTGGGCACGCATATTCATCACCTAGATACTGTTGGTGCGGCTAAGAAAGTTTGGCATATCAACTACCAAGATGTGATTGCGGTTGGTGCGTTATTTACAACAGGTAAGTTGAATAACGAGCGTGTTATTGCCCTAGGCGGCCCCGCTGCTAAGAACCCGCGTTTAATTAAAACCGTGTTAGGTGCAAGTGTCAGTGAGTTGACCTCGGGTGAAACTACTGAAGGCGAAGTTCGCACAATTTCAGGCTCGGTTTTACAAGGTAATAACGCCCATGGCGTTCATGGTTATGTGGGTCGCTACCACGTTCAGCTTTCACTTCTTAGTGAAGGCCGTGAAAAAGAATTCCTAGGTTGGATTAAGCCAGGTGCCAATCAGCACTCTGTGACCCGTGCATACCTTGCACATTTTAGCCCTAAGAAATTATTCAATATGACAACCACCACTAATGGTTCAGACCGTTCTATGGTGCCAATTGGTAACTATGAGCGCGTTATGCCGTTAGATATTTTACCAACATTATTGTTGCGTGATTTGATTTCTGGTGACACTGACAGTGCTCAAACATTAGGTTGTTTAGAGTTAGACGAAGAAGATTTAGCGCTTTGTACCTATGTTTGCCCTGGTAAATATAATTACGGGCCGATCTTGCGTGAAAGTCTAGACAAGATTGAGAAAGAGGGTTAACTCATGGGTTTAAAAGCATATTTAGAGAAAATTGAACCTAACTTTGAAGCAGGTGGTAAGTACGAAAAATGGTATGCGCTTTACGAAGCCGCAGCGACCATTTTTTACACCCCTGGTAAAGTTAACAAAGCTGGCACTCACGTGCGTGACAGCATCGACTTAAAACGTATTATGATCATGGTATGGGCTGCTACGTTCCCTGCAATGTTCTACGGTATGTACAACATAGGTCAGCAAGCTCATAACGTTATTCTAAACGGTGGCGCGTCATTGCCTGATATGTGGCAAGCGGCTTTATTTACTGCGCTTGGCGGTCAAATAGGCCTTGAGTCTACCGGTGGATTAGCCATGTTCCTTTACGGAGCGTGCTTCTTCCTACCTATCTACGCCGTAACCTTTATTGTGGGCGGCTTCTGGGAAGTACTGTTTGCTTCTGTGCGTAAGCATGAAGTTAACGAAGGCTTCTTTGTTACCTCAGTACTTTTCGCATTAACCTTGCCTGCAACTATCCCTTTATGGCAGGTGGCGCTGGGTATTACCTTTGGTGTGGTGATTGCGAAAGAAGTCTTTGGTGGCACAGGCCGTAATTTCCTAAACCCTGCGCTTTCTGGTCGTGCGTTCCTATATTTTGCTTATCCTGCACAAATTTCAGGCGATGCAATTTGGACGGCTGCCGACGGTTTCTCAGGGGCGACTTGGTTAAGCCAAGCGGCTGCTGGCAATGTTACCGATTGGTCTTTGAATGCTGATTGGTGGGATGCATTCTTCGGAAATATTCAAGGTTCTGTCGGTGAAGTATCGTCACTGGCTATCTTGCTGGGTGGCTTGTTCATTATTTATATGCGTATTGCTTCATGGCGTATCGTGTTAGGTGTGCTGCTAGGCGGGGCGGTATTCAGTACTTTGCTTAACGTTATTGGCAGTGACACAAATGCTATGTTTGCTATGCCTTGGTACTGGCACGTAGTGACCGGTGGATTCGCTTTTGGTATGTTCTTTATGGCGACCGATCCTGTTTCAGCATCATTCACAAATAGCGCTAAATGGGCTTACGGTTTCTTAATCGGTTTAATGTGTGTATTGATTCGTGTACTCAACCCTGCTTTCCCTGAAGGTATGATGTTGGCAATCTTGTTTGCCAATTTATGGGCTCCACTATTCGATTATTTCGTCGCTCAAAGCAATATTAAACGGAGGATGGCACGTGTCGGCTAAAAAAGAAACATTAGGCAAAACGGTCGGCGTTGTTATCGCCGTATGTTTAGTTTGTTCGGTTATTGTATCAACGGCGGCGGTTAGCCTACGTTCACAACAACAAGCAAATGCGAAGCTAGATAAGCAAACTAATATCTTAGAATCTGCCGGCTTACTTGAAGCCGGGCAGAGTAAAGAGCAAATCGCAGCGACCTATGCAGATCGCGTACAAGAAAAGTTTGTTGATTTAGCAACGGGCCAGTACGTTGAGAAGGAAGCTGGCTATGATATGTATAAAGCAGCGCGTGACCCTGAAGAAAGTATCAAGCCTGTGCCTGATACCGCTGGGATTTTACGTCGCCCTAACGTTGCTAGTGTGTATTTAATTTCTAATCCTGACGGCGAAGTAACACGTATCGTGTTGCCTATTAACGGCAGTGGCTTATGGAACTTAATGTATGCCATGTTAGCGGTTGACTCTGACGGTAATACCGTTCGTGAGCTAGTGTATTACGATCAGCAAGAAACGCCTGGTCTTGGCGGTGAAGTTCAGAACCCTGAATGGAAAGCGAAGTGGGACGGTAAGAAATTGTATAAAAATGGCGAAGTGGCTATTGATGTGACCAAGGGCGCAAAAGCGAATGACCCTTATGAAGTTGATGCTTTGTCAGGTGCGACGTTAACCAGTAATGGCGTACAAAATACACTTGATTATTGGCTGGGTGAGAATGGCTTCGGTCCTTACCTTAAAAACCAACCATGGAAATCGTGAGAGACTAGACAATGGCTGATACTAAAGAAATGAAAAAGGTATTGTTTGGGCCAATCCTAGACAATAACCCAATAGCACTGCAAATACTGGGCGTATGTTCAGCATTAGCGGTAACCACTAAGTTAGAAACGGCATTAGTAATGTCACTTGCTCTTACAGCAGTAACGGCATTCTCTAACTTGTTTATCTCTATGATCCGTTCACAGATACCTTCATCAGTACGTATTATCGTGCAGATGACGATTATTGCGTCATTGGTAATCGTAGTGGATCAAATCCTGAAAGCTTATTCGTACGAGATATCCAAACAGCTGTCGGTATTCGTTGGCTTGATTATCACCAACTGTATCGTAATGGGTCGAGCTGAAGCCTTTGCTATGAAAAGCCCGCCATTTATCAGTTTCCTTGACGGGATTGGTAACGGCTTAGGCTACTCGTTTGTATTGATTGTTATCGGTACTATTAAAGAGTTGTTCGGTTTCGGTACTATTCTCGGTTTCGAAATTTTACCACTCATTCAAAATGGCGGTTGGTATCAAGGTAATGGTTTATTGATTTTACCTTTCAGCTCGTTCTTCTTAATCGGTGGTTTAATTTGGTTCATCAGAACTATTAAGCCTGAACAAGTAGAGCCTAAGGAGTAATTTCGTGGAACAATATCTTAGTTTATTTATCCGTTCTATCTTCCTAGAAAACATGGCGTTGTTCTATTTCTTGGGTATGTGTACTTTCTTGGCCGTATCAAAGAAAGTAAAAACGGCGATGGGTCTGGGTGTTGCGGTTATCGTAGTATTGACGATTTCTGTACCTGTAAACCAACTTGTTTATGCCAACATTCTTGCGCCTGGCGCACTAGGTTGGGCTGGCTTTCCTGACACCGATTTGAGCTTCTTAAGCTTTTTGACTTTCATTGGTGTAATCGCTGCTTTGGTTCAAATTCTTGAAATGACGCTAGATAAGTTTTTCCCTGCGCTATACAACGCGTTAGGTATTTTCTTACCTTTGATCACTGTTAACTGTGCAATTTTTGGTGGCGTAGCATTCGCTGTTCAGCGTGATTACACCTTCACCGAAAGTATCTTCTACGGTGCGGGTAGTGGTGCAGGTTGGGCATTAGCGATCACATTACTTGCGGCAGTGCGTGAGAAACTTAAGTATGCAGATATGCCAGAAGGCGTGCGTGGTTTAGGTTCCGTATTTATGATTGCAGGATTAATGGCGTTGGGCTTCCAGTCATTTTCTGGCGTATCAATTTAATCGAAACCGAATAGGAGTATTTAGATGTTAGACATTTATCTTGGCGTAGGAATGTTTATTGCCATCGTTCTAGCTTTGGTTTTGATCATTATGTTTGCCAAATCCAAGTTAGTGCCAGAAGGCGAAGTGACCATTTCTATCAATGGTGATCCAGACAAAGCAATCACTGCTCAGCCTGGTGATAAGTTATTAGGTGCCTTAGCAAACTCAGGCATATTCGTATCGTCAGCTTGTGGTGGCGGTGGCTCTTGTGGTCAATGTCGGGTAGACATTAAAGCAGGCGGCGGTGAAATTTTACCGACTGAGCTTGACCACATAAGCAAGCGTGAAGCGAAAGAAGGTTGCCGTTTATCGTGTCAGGTTTCTATTAAGCAGGACATGGACATCGAGCTACCTGAAGAGATTTTTGGTATCAAGAAGTGGGATTGTGAAGTTATCTCTAACGATAACAAAGCGACCTTCATTAAAGAGCTTAAACTTAAAATTCCTAATGGTGAAAGTGTGCCTTTCCGTGCCGGTGGTTATATTCAAATTGAAGCTCCACCTCACCATGTTAAATATAAAGACTTCGATGTTCCTGAAGAATATCGTGGTGACTGGGAACGTTTTGGCTTCTTTGATATTGAATCAAAAGTGGATGACGAAACGATTCGTGCATATTCAATGGCTAACTACCCAGAAGAAGAAGGTATTATCATGTTGAACGTGCGTGTGGCTTCACCACCGCCAAACAACTTGTCTTTACCTGCAGGTAAAATGTCATCTTATATCTGGAGCTTGAAAGAAGGCGACAAAGCCACTATTTCTGGCCCATTTGGTGAGTTCTTCGCTAAGAAGACCGACGCTGAGATGGTATTTATCGGTGGTGGTGCTGGTATGGCGCCAATGCGTTCGCATATCTTCGATCAACTTCGTCGTCTTAAAACAGATCGTAAAATTTCGTTCTGGTATGGCGCGCGTTCATTACGCGAAATGTTCTACGTAGAAGATTTCGATATGTTGCAGAAGGAAAACGACAACTTTAAGTGGCATGTTGCTTTGTCTGATCCACAACCAGAAGATAACTGGGAAGGTATGACAGGCTTTATCCACCAAGTATTGTTGGAAAACTATCTTAAAGATCATCCAGCTCCAGAAGACTGTGAGTTCTATATGTGTGGTCCTCCTATGATGAACGCAGCTGTTATCAGTATGCTGAAAGACTTAGGTGTTGAAGATGAAAACATCATGCTTGATGACTTCGGTGGTTAATTAGCTATCACTCGATAGTGAACAAAACCGAGTTAACAACACATGTAAATAAGGGACTTCGGTCCCTTTTTTTATTTAGGTGAAAAAATGATAAAGGGTGACAGCGGGAAGGCTAAATTCCTCGGTTTAATCTTGTGGATATGGCTGCTATGCAGTTGCAGTCAAGCGCCAACAGAAACACATTTAGCGGGCCATACCATGGGCACGACTTACAATGTGAAGTTCGTTAATAGAAATAATGTAAATGAACAAAAATTACATGACGACATCGATGCTGCATTGGTGAAAGTAAATGAATTGATGTCGACTTACGACGCCAATTCAGAACTGTCACGATTCAACCAGTGGAAGAGTGAAGCACCCTTTGCGTTATCTTCAGAAACGTTGAAGGTGATGCAGGAAGCGAAGCGCTTGGGCGAGTTAAGTCATGGCGTACTTGATGTGACTGTAGGGCCATTGGTTAACCTTTGGGGCTTTGGTCCTGATGCGAAACCTGAGAAACGCCCCAGTAAACAAACTGTGGCAGAAGTCAAAGCTCGCATCGGATTAGATAAATTGACCTTACTTGATAACGGCGCGCAAAAGTCTGAAATTGATTTGTATGTTGACCTGTCTACTATTGCCAAGGGCTATGGTGTCGATGTCGTGGCCGAGTTATTGGATGAAAAGGGTCTGCATGATTACCTAGTAGAGGTTGGCGGCGAAATGCGTGTCTCAGGGCATAAAGCAACTGGCAGAGAATGGCGTATAGCTGTTGAAAAACCTGTCTCGGTTGAGCGTGCGGTGCAAGAAATTATTTCGATAGGAACAAACGCAATTGCAACCTCAGGAGATTATCGCAACTACTTTGAAGAAGATGGTGTGCGATATTCCCACTTAATAGACCCACGTACAGGCGCACCTATCACGCACAATCTAGTCGCGGTGACTGTGGTGCATTCGTCCTCAATGACGGCAGACGGGTTAGCGACAGCGCTGATCGTAATGGGTAAGGAAGAAGCCTTTAACGTGGCGTTACAGAATGATTTAGCGGTATTAATGATCACACGAGAAAACGGCGAGTTTAAAGAGTATACTACGCCAAAATTTGAACCCTTCATTAATCGCCAATAGTAATAATCGAAAATGACCAATTCGGAGTGATATTTTGAGTACTTTTATCTTAGCATTCGTATTTTTTCTAGTCGTAGCAGTCGCTATGTCTCTCGGCTATTTAGTACAGCGTAAAGCGATAGCAGGTAGTTGCGGTGGTTTAGGCGCCTTGGGTATCGATAAAGCCTGTGATTGCCCAGAGCCATGTGATCGCAAAAAAGCCCGCTTAGAGCGAGAAGAAGCGCGTCAAGCCAAGCTGAATGAGTGGAAGCAAAACCAAATTCTTTAAGCTGTGTCGTTAGAAAATTCCCGCCAGTGAGATTTACATTGACTCTGGCGGACAATCGCGCAAAATAACTGTTTTTAAATACAGTTGTTTGTCAGATGCGTAAGATCATACACATCGATATGGACTGCTACTATGCCGCAGTCGAAATGCGCGATAACCCTCAATATCGCGACATCCCCCTTGCGATTGGGGGGAGTGCTGACCGCCGTGGCGTTATTTCGACCTGTAACTATGTGGCACGCAAGTATGGCGTTCGATCCGCTATGGCTACGGCCTATGCGCGTAAGCTCTGTCCTGATCTGGTTCTCGTTCCTGGCCGCATGGCTCTTTATAGCGAGATATCTCAGCAAATCCGCAAGATTTTTTTACGCTACACGGATAAAATCGAACCACTATCCCTAGATGAAGCATATCTGGATGTAACCGACAGTGAGCTTTTTTCGGGCAGTGCCACTTTAATTGCACAGGATATTCGCCGAGCAATTTTCGAAGAAACACAACTGACCGCCTCTGCTGGTGTAGCACCCTGTAAGTTTGTGGCTAAAATTGCCAGTGACGAAAATAAGCCTAATGGGATCTGTGTGATCACACCAGATACTCAAGATGCGTTTGTGAAAACATTGGCACTGGGGAAAATCCCCGGTGTTGGCAAAGTCACGCTACAGAAACTCAATAATATGGGACTCTTTACCTGCCAAGACGTGCGAGATTATCCACTCGATGCATTCGTAAAAGCGTTTGGAAAATTTGGTCCTGTCATTTGGGATCGTAGTCACGGTATTGACGAGCGCGAGCTGTCTGTTAGTCGTAAGCGCAAGTCTGTTGGTGTAGAGCGCACTCTCGCCCAAGACATCACCACTGATGAAGAATGTTTGGCTATGCTGGAAAGCTTGTATCCTAAACTGCTGAGTCGTTTGGAGGCCGCAAGCCCTAAGCTCGCGATACAAAGTCAGGGCGTAAAACTAAAATTCAATGATTTTCAGCAGACCACAGTGGAGCATCGCCACCAAGTGCTCGATAAAACCTATTTCAAAACACTGCTAAGTGAAGCGTTAGAGCGGCGTGGCACCAGGGGAATTCGCTTAGTGGGGTTATCCGTTGGCTTACCCGAAACTGCTGACGTACAACAAATGGTGTTTAACTTTGAGCATGAGCAAAACCGCTAATACTTCTCCAGATTTCATTCTTCTGTTTTGCTAATTTTCGCTATCAATAGACTTTGTATCTTTTTACACCTTGCTACAGGCAACTGTATACTGAGTGAATAAAACATGTATTTAGAGAGTAGTATGAGCATTGCAGTAGGAAAATATCGTCACTACAAGGGTAACGATTATGAAGTTATTGGGGTCGCTACGCATTCGGAAGACGATTCAGAATTAGTGGTGTATCGGCCTATGTATGGTGACCGAGGCCTTTGGGTCCGCCCTTTGTCCATGTTTGAAGAAACGGTCGAAGTGAATGGTCAAACTATGCCACGTTTTAGATTTATAGAAAGTGAATAATGGTCCTTACCGATTAGGTGAACGTAAATTACCCTATCTTCGTTCATGTATGAACAACGAATAATAATGGGAAGTACGATGTTTAAATCAAAAGTGAATGCACTACGTTTTGCAATGGCAACACTAACGTTATTTGGTAGCACGACATTAAGCGCTGATGATGATAGGTTCGCCGATGTACACATTAGCACCCAAGCGGTGAGTGGCTCAACATACATGCTCACTGGTGCAGGAGGTAATATCGGTGTGTCGGCTGGGGATGACGGTATTTTGATTATTGACGATCAGTTCGCTCCCTTGGCTGACAAAATTGCGCTCGCGATTGGCGATATTGCCAAGCAGCCAATGAAATACGTAATCAATACCCATTATCATGGTGATCACACAGGTTCCAACGCCTATTTTAAAGAAGTACAGGGAAGCACTATTTTTGCTCATGATAATGTGCGTAAACGCTTAGCCGCCGAAGACGGTCATAAACACGCAGCCTTACCCGTTGTGACCTATGAGCAGGGGCTGACGTTTCACTTCAATGGCGATACCATCAAGGTGCTACATCTTCCTGCAGGCCACACCGATAGCGACAGTGTTGTTTGGTTTGAACAGGCGAATGTATTGCACGCGGGAGATTTATTCTTTCAGGGGCGTTTCCCTTACATCGACTTGGCCGGTGGCGGCACGGTTAAAGGATACATTAGTAACGTTTCCACCGTGATCGACATGATAAACAACGATACTAAGGTCATGCCTGGACATGGTGAGTTAGCCGATAAGAAAGCTTATCAAGCGTCACTTGAGATGATGCAGCAAACCGCTAACTATGTTTCGGATAGAAAATCTAAAGGCGCTAGCCTAGACTCGCTTATCGAAGAAGGTCTTGATGATAAATGGCAAGACTGGGCGTGGAACTTCATCACTGAAGAAAAGTGGATCACCACACTCTATAACGGCCAATAGTCGCTATGGATAGGCCTCTGGCGGTGCAAGCGTCGGAGGTATTGGCTTTTATGCTACAAGCAGTGCGAACCGCTGTGCTAAAAGCACGGCATCAGCTTAGTCATTCAGGGCGCTATCATAGCGTTTTACACCACCAACCCAGGTTTCAAGTACTTTGGTTTTCCATATATCCTGTGGGCTAATAGTGAATATATCCTGGTCGACTAAGATAAAATCAGCCCACTTACCAGATGACAAAGTACCTATGCTATTTTCTTGGTGAGCCGCATAGGCTCCGCTGTAAGTGAATCCTTTAAAAGCCTGCTCCACTGTTACTGCTTCTTCTTTAATCCAACCGGCCTCAGGCTGGTTGTTTCTATTCTGTCTTGTTACTGCAGCGTGTAAGCCGAAAAATGGGTTGGCCAATTCAACAGGAAAATCAGAGCCAAAAGGAACAATAGATCCCTGTTCTTCGAAAGTTTGCCAAGCATAGGCGCCTTTTAAACGCGCTTCACCAATTCGGTCTTGGGCCATGTTCATATCACTTGTGGCGTGTGTAGGCTGCATGGACGGAATTATTCCAAGGGTTTTGAATCTAGGTATGTCTGTCACATCGATAACTTGTGCATGCTCTACACGATTACGCAAATGCTGCCCTTTGATACGCGAAAAAGTCTCTTCAAATTGATCCAGCGCGAGTCTATTACCGCGGTCACCTATTTCATGAATATTAAGCTGAAAGCCATTGCCTATGATTAAATCAAATAATGGCTTGAGCTGCTTTATAGGGGTGAGTAATAGCCCAATGTTTTCATGGTCGTCTGAATATCCAGAGAGCATGGCTGCACCGCGGCTACCAAGCGCACCATCACCGTATACTTTGACGCTGCGGATTGACAAGTAATCGTATTGGTCGTGTATTGGACCTGCGTTGAGCATGTCTGCAAGCTTAGGATCTGTTGCTGCAAGCATGGCGTATATGCGCATGTTCAAATCGAGTTGCTGACTGCGCTTAATGTAATATTGGTAGGTAGCATAATTAATACCGGCATCGTGCGTGCTGGTGATCCCCAGTGAGAGCAAATGCGCTGCGGCAGCATCAAGTTTGCGCTGCAAATCTTGTTCGGTATCTTGAGGGATTTTTTCCACTAGCATGTTCATGGCGTTATCAATTAGTACACCAGTAGGCACACCGTTTTTATCCCTGACAATTTGGCCGCCTGGTGGGTCTAGTGAATCTTTGGTGACTCCCGCTATCTGCAATGCTTTGCTATTCGCCCAGCCAGCGTGTCCATCTATTCGGCTTATCCACACGGGACGGTCTTGAATATATTCGTCAAGCATCTCAGAGGTTGGAAATGCGTTATCGGCCCAAAGTACTTGGTTCCAGCCACCGCCCAATATCCATGTTAAATCAGGGTTTTGCTGAGCGTAATCTCGCACTTTTTGCGCGGAGGCTTTTGCACTAGGAATATCTCTGACATCTACTGCGAGTAGAGTTTCCCCTAAACCCAGTATGTGCCCATGGGCATCGATAAGGCCCGGCAGTAATACGCGCTTTTTTCCATCAATCATATCAGCATCAGGATAGGTATTTTTTAAGCTCGTGCCGCCAATAGCTAACACTCTGCCGCCATCGAAAACCATATCGGTAAACGTCACCATCTCCTCTGTATCGCTAAGGGTGTAACCATGCACATTAGTTAAGTGTGTTGGTGCGGCTAATGTGGCTGTACTTAACAAATAACCTAACAATATCAAGACTGAATGTTTCATTGTGATGACCTTCGCTTAAAGTTGATGCGTCTATAATCTAAGAACAAACGTTGGCCTAAAGTTAGCAACTATGCAAATTATTAGGAGGTCTATAAGAAAGCAATAAATGAGTGACATGTAGATACAAAAAAGCCCCGCTTGTTTTCACAAGCAGGGCCTTAAGCTTACCGGTAATTAATGATTACTTCTTAGCGTTACGCTCTTTAGTATCAGCAATTACTTTTTCAGCGACGTTGTTCGGACAAGGTGAGTAGTGCGAGAACTCCATAGAGAACTGACCACGACCTGACGTCATTGTACGCAATGAACCGATATAACCAAACATTTCTGAAAGAGGGATATCAGCCTTAACGCGAACACCAGTAACGCCTGCTTCTTGATCTTTGATCATACCGCGACGACGGTTCAAGTCACCGATAACATCACCAACATGGTCGTCTGGCGTGAACACGTCAACTTTCATGATAGGTTCAATCAACTGAGGACCCGCTTTAGGGATTGATTGACGGAATGCGCCTTTAGCAGCGATTTCAAATGCAACTGCTGATGAATCCACTGCGTGGAATCCACCGTCATAAAGCTCAACCTCAACATCTAACACAGGGAAGCCAGCAAGAACACCAGACTCCATCATGCTTGCAAAACCTTTTTCGATAGCAGGGAAGAATTCTTTTGGTACATTACCACCCACAACCACTGAGCTGAATGTGAAACCACTATTAGGCTCACCAGGCTTGATACGGTAATCGATTTTACCGAACTGACCAGAACCACCAGATTGTTTCTTATGAGTGTAAGAATCTTCAACTTCTTGAGTGATCGTTTCACGGTATGCAACTTGAGGCTCACCGACTTCTAATTCAACACCGTAAGTACGCTTAAGAATATCTACTTTGATGTCCAAGTGAAGCTCGCCCATACCAGATAGGATTGTTTCACCTGAATCTTGGTCAGTTTCAACACGGAATGTAGGATCTTCTGCAACCATTTTACCGATAGCTAGACCCATCTTCTCAGTTGAACCTTTATCTTTAGGTGTAACAGAGATAGAGATTACTGGTTCAGGGAATACCATCGCTTCTAGGATGATTGGATCTTTAGGATCACATAAAGTGTGACCTGTTTGAACGTTACTCTTCATACCAACGATTGCGATGATGTCACCAGCTTGAGCGCTAGTTAACTCATTACGGTCATCGGCTTGCATTTCACACATACGACCAATACGTTCAGTTTTACCTGTTGCAGCATTAAGTATGGTGTCGCCTTTCTTAAGCGTACCAGAATAGATACGTACGAAAGTAAGAGCACCAAAACGGTCATCTGTAATTTTGAACGCTAACGCTTTAAATGTTTCATCTGGTGAAACAATTGCGTACTTACCATTCGGCTCACCTTCTTCGTCTGTAAGAGGTTGAGGGTCAACTTCTGTAGGACTAGGTAGGTAATCAACAACAGCATCAAGAATGTTTTGAACACCTTTGTTTTTGAATGCAGAACCACAGTAAGTCGGGAA encodes:
- the nqrF gene encoding NADH:ubiquinone reductase (Na(+)-transporting) subunit F, whose product is MLDIYLGVGMFIAIVLALVLIIMFAKSKLVPEGEVTISINGDPDKAITAQPGDKLLGALANSGIFVSSACGGGGSCGQCRVDIKAGGGEILPTELDHISKREAKEGCRLSCQVSIKQDMDIELPEEIFGIKKWDCEVISNDNKATFIKELKLKIPNGESVPFRAGGYIQIEAPPHHVKYKDFDVPEEYRGDWERFGFFDIESKVDDETIRAYSMANYPEEEGIIMLNVRVASPPPNNLSLPAGKMSSYIWSLKEGDKATISGPFGEFFAKKTDAEMVFIGGGAGMAPMRSHIFDQLRRLKTDRKISFWYGARSLREMFYVEDFDMLQKENDNFKWHVALSDPQPEDNWEGMTGFIHQVLLENYLKDHPAPEDCEFYMCGPPMMNAAVISMLKDLGVEDENIMLDDFGG
- the nqrM gene encoding (Na+)-NQR maturation NqrM, which produces MSTFILAFVFFLVVAVAMSLGYLVQRKAIAGSCGGLGALGIDKACDCPEPCDRKKARLEREEARQAKLNEWKQNQIL
- a CDS encoding NADH:ubiquinone reductase (Na(+)-transporting) subunit B, with translation MGLKAYLEKIEPNFEAGGKYEKWYALYEAAATIFYTPGKVNKAGTHVRDSIDLKRIMIMVWAATFPAMFYGMYNIGQQAHNVILNGGASLPDMWQAALFTALGGQIGLESTGGLAMFLYGACFFLPIYAVTFIVGGFWEVLFASVRKHEVNEGFFVTSVLFALTLPATIPLWQVALGITFGVVIAKEVFGGTGRNFLNPALSGRAFLYFAYPAQISGDAIWTAADGFSGATWLSQAAAGNVTDWSLNADWWDAFFGNIQGSVGEVSSLAILLGGLFIIYMRIASWRIVLGVLLGGAVFSTLLNVIGSDTNAMFAMPWYWHVVTGGFAFGMFFMATDPVSASFTNSAKWAYGFLIGLMCVLIRVLNPAFPEGMMLAILFANLWAPLFDYFVAQSNIKRRMARVG
- the nqrE gene encoding NADH:ubiquinone reductase (Na(+)-transporting) subunit E, with the protein product MEQYLSLFIRSIFLENMALFYFLGMCTFLAVSKKVKTAMGLGVAVIVVLTISVPVNQLVYANILAPGALGWAGFPDTDLSFLSFLTFIGVIAALVQILEMTLDKFFPALYNALGIFLPLITVNCAIFGGVAFAVQRDYTFTESIFYGAGSGAGWALAITLLAAVREKLKYADMPEGVRGLGSVFMIAGLMALGFQSFSGVSI
- a CDS encoding FAD:protein FMN transferase, which codes for MIKGDSGKAKFLGLILWIWLLCSCSQAPTETHLAGHTMGTTYNVKFVNRNNVNEQKLHDDIDAALVKVNELMSTYDANSELSRFNQWKSEAPFALSSETLKVMQEAKRLGELSHGVLDVTVGPLVNLWGFGPDAKPEKRPSKQTVAEVKARIGLDKLTLLDNGAQKSEIDLYVDLSTIAKGYGVDVVAELLDEKGLHDYLVEVGGEMRVSGHKATGREWRIAVEKPVSVERAVQEIISIGTNAIATSGDYRNYFEEDGVRYSHLIDPRTGAPITHNLVAVTVVHSSSMTADGLATALIVMGKEEAFNVALQNDLAVLMITRENGEFKEYTTPKFEPFINRQ
- a CDS encoding Na(+)-translocating NADH-quinone reductase subunit C; translation: MSAKKETLGKTVGVVIAVCLVCSVIVSTAAVSLRSQQQANAKLDKQTNILESAGLLEAGQSKEQIAATYADRVQEKFVDLATGQYVEKEAGYDMYKAARDPEESIKPVPDTAGILRRPNVASVYLISNPDGEVTRIVLPINGSGLWNLMYAMLAVDSDGNTVRELVYYDQQETPGLGGEVQNPEWKAKWDGKKLYKNGEVAIDVTKGAKANDPYEVDALSGATLTSNGVQNTLDYWLGENGFGPYLKNQPWKS
- the dinB gene encoding DNA polymerase IV, yielding MRKIIHIDMDCYYAAVEMRDNPQYRDIPLAIGGSADRRGVISTCNYVARKYGVRSAMATAYARKLCPDLVLVPGRMALYSEISQQIRKIFLRYTDKIEPLSLDEAYLDVTDSELFSGSATLIAQDIRRAIFEETQLTASAGVAPCKFVAKIASDENKPNGICVITPDTQDAFVKTLALGKIPGVGKVTLQKLNNMGLFTCQDVRDYPLDAFVKAFGKFGPVIWDRSHGIDERELSVSRKRKSVGVERTLAQDITTDEECLAMLESLYPKLLSRLEAASPKLAIQSQGVKLKFNDFQQTTVEHRHQVLDKTYFKTLLSEALERRGTRGIRLVGLSVGLPETADVQQMVFNFEHEQNR
- a CDS encoding Na(+)-translocating NADH-quinone reductase subunit A, translating into MIKIKKGLDLPITGAPEQKIHDGPAITKVAVLGEEYIGMRPTMHVQVGDKVQKGQMLFEDKKNPGVKFTAPASGSVIEVNRGAKRVLQSVVIQVEGDDAVEFDKYAESELSSIAADKVQHNLVESGLWTALRTRPYSKTPALDSKPHSIFVSAMDTNPLAGDPAVIIAPRSADFINGLRVISRLTEGKVFVSKAPGADIPVGDVKADVNEFAGPHPAGLVGTHIHHLDTVGAAKKVWHINYQDVIAVGALFTTGKLNNERVIALGGPAAKNPRLIKTVLGASVSELTSGETTEGEVRTISGSVLQGNNAHGVHGYVGRYHVQLSLLSEGREKEFLGWIKPGANQHSVTRAYLAHFSPKKLFNMTTTTNGSDRSMVPIGNYERVMPLDILPTLLLRDLISGDTDSAQTLGCLELDEEDLALCTYVCPGKYNYGPILRESLDKIEKEG
- a CDS encoding NADH:ubiquinone reductase (Na(+)-transporting) subunit D, translated to MADTKEMKKVLFGPILDNNPIALQILGVCSALAVTTKLETALVMSLALTAVTAFSNLFISMIRSQIPSSVRIIVQMTIIASLVIVVDQILKAYSYEISKQLSVFVGLIITNCIVMGRAEAFAMKSPPFISFLDGIGNGLGYSFVLIVIGTIKELFGFGTILGFEILPLIQNGGWYQGNGLLILPFSSFFLIGGLIWFIRTIKPEQVEPKE